Part of the Cydia fagiglandana chromosome 2, ilCydFagi1.1, whole genome shotgun sequence genome, GTATATCAGCGGCCGCATCTTGCTTACTGGTCGACGTTTCGCGGCTCCGGCTCTTGCTGCGCTGTTTCTTCTTCAACTTTTTCTTTTCCTCCTTTAACTTCTTTTTAAGAATTTTCTCTGTCTTCTTTTGCTCTTTCTTCAATTTTTTCTTTAACTTGCGAAGTTTCTTTTTCTCTTGTGAGGAATCCGAACTGCTCGAACTAGAACTGGACGACGAGGATCGTCGACGTTTTTTTGACTTCTTTTTTCCCATagctaattatttataataatataataaaagaaaGCTCATTTATTATCACGCTTTTTACTGAAACTACTGACGACCGAGTGAACTGAaagaaaattgaaaaaccaATTGTCAAACTCAAAACTCGTATTATTTTGACACTGGCATTTAGATTCGTTTCGTTTTTGCTTGGTAATTTCTTAAAAGACATTTCTtggaattttaataaaattttacttcaaggtttaacgatacctaaaat contains:
- the LOC134677591 gene encoding ADP-ribosylation factor-like protein 6-interacting protein 4, whose protein sequence is MGKKKSKKRRRSSSSSSSSSSSDSSQEKKKLRKLKKKLKKEQKKTEKILKKKLKEEKKKLKKKQRSKSRSRETSTSKQDAAADIPIELMEKSRAMAPMTKEEWEQKQSVVRRVLDEESGRYRLIKGDGEVLEEIVSRDRHRQINRQATQADGAYFQANTVDRKI